The following proteins are co-located in the Gloeocapsa sp. PCC 7428 genome:
- the purF gene encoding amidophosphoribosyltransferase: protein MIPNHSHLLPNAEAVDIDGVARPDKPEEACGVFGVYAPGEDVAKLTYFGLYALQHRGQESAGIATFVGDKVYLHKEMGLVSQVFNESILQELPGDIAVGHTRYSTTGSSRVVNAQPAVVPTRLGSLALAHNGNLVNTVQLREELQKAHCNLVTTTDSELIALAIADEVNSGKAWLEGAIAAFQRCQGAFSLVIGTPAGVMGARDPNGIRPLVIGTLPDNPQRYVLASETCGLDIIGADYLRDVEPGELVWITEAGLASFHWAQQPQRKLCVFEMIYFARPDSVMHNESLYTYRLRLGRQLAQESPVEADIVIGVPDSGIPAAIGFAQASGIPYAEGLIKNRYVGRTFIQPTQTMRESGLRMKLNPLKDVLAGKKIVIVDDSIVRGTTSRKLVRTLRDAGAIEVHMRVSSPPVTHPCFYGIDTDSQDQLIAATKSVAEIAAQIEVDSLAYLTQAGMLKATQEDTNTFCTACFNGEYPIPVPEIVKRSKLMLEKVVV, encoded by the coding sequence ATGATTCCCAACCATTCCCATTTATTGCCCAACGCCGAAGCAGTAGATATCGATGGCGTAGCGCGTCCTGATAAACCTGAAGAAGCCTGTGGCGTTTTTGGTGTCTATGCACCAGGGGAAGATGTTGCCAAACTCACTTACTTTGGTTTGTATGCGCTCCAGCATCGCGGTCAAGAATCAGCAGGGATTGCGACCTTTGTCGGGGATAAAGTTTACTTGCATAAAGAAATGGGATTAGTTTCCCAAGTCTTTAACGAATCAATTTTACAAGAATTACCTGGTGATATTGCCGTAGGACATACCCGCTATTCCACCACAGGATCGAGTCGCGTTGTTAACGCCCAGCCTGCTGTCGTCCCCACGCGTTTAGGTTCACTTGCTCTAGCACATAATGGCAATTTAGTCAATACGGTGCAACTGCGCGAAGAACTACAAAAAGCACACTGTAACTTAGTTACCACAACAGATTCAGAATTAATTGCATTAGCGATCGCCGATGAAGTCAACAGTGGTAAAGCCTGGTTAGAGGGTGCGATCGCAGCTTTTCAACGCTGTCAAGGCGCATTTAGCTTAGTCATCGGTACTCCAGCGGGTGTGATGGGTGCGCGCGATCCCAATGGAATTCGCCCTCTCGTGATTGGGACTCTTCCTGACAATCCGCAACGCTACGTATTAGCTTCCGAAACGTGTGGTTTAGATATTATTGGAGCAGATTATCTCCGCGATGTCGAACCAGGGGAGTTAGTCTGGATTACCGAAGCAGGACTTGCGTCGTTTCACTGGGCGCAACAGCCACAGCGTAAGTTGTGTGTTTTTGAGATGATTTACTTTGCGCGACCGGATAGCGTGATGCACAACGAGAGTTTATATACCTATCGCCTCCGTCTTGGACGTCAACTCGCGCAAGAATCTCCGGTAGAGGCGGATATTGTGATTGGTGTTCCCGATTCAGGTATTCCGGCGGCAATTGGTTTTGCCCAAGCATCGGGAATTCCTTACGCTGAGGGGCTAATTAAAAACCGTTACGTTGGACGCACCTTTATTCAACCAACGCAGACGATGCGCGAATCAGGCTTGCGGATGAAACTCAATCCTCTCAAAGATGTCCTCGCAGGCAAAAAAATTGTGATTGTAGACGACTCAATTGTTCGCGGGACAACAAGCCGCAAACTTGTCCGCACACTCCGCGATGCAGGGGCGATTGAAGTGCATATGCGCGTCTCTTCACCGCCTGTGACGCATCCTTGTTTTTATGGCATTGACACAGATAGTCAAGACCAATTGATTGCTGCAACTAAATCTGTTGCCGAAATTGCCGCACAAATCGAAGTCGATTCTTTAGCATATCTCACACAAGCGGGAATGCTCAAAGCAACTCAAGAAGATACAAATACTTTTTGTACAGCTTGCTTCAACGGTGAATATCCGATTCCCGTTCCTGAGATCGTCAAGCGTTCTAAACTTATGCTCGAAAAAGTTGTTGTTTAA
- the purL gene encoding phosphoribosylformylglycinamidine synthase subunit PurL, whose protein sequence is MSVLSSAPFSLEEITNEGLKPEEYEEIVRRLGRHPNKAELGMFGVMWSEHCCYKNSRSLLKQFPTTGSRILVGPGENAGVVDLGDGLQLAFKIESHNHPSAVEPFQGAATGVGGILRDIFTMGARPIALLNSLRFGSLEDAKTRRLFTGVVAGISHYGNCVGVPTVGGEVYFDSAYSGNPLVNVMALGLMETEEIVKSGASGLGNPVLYVGSTTGRDGMGGASFASAELSDESEKDRPAVQVGDPFLEKSLIEACLEAFKTGAVVAAQDMGAAGITCSTSEMAAKGGVGIELDLDKIPVRETGMVPYEYLLSESQERMLFVAQKGREQELIDIFHRWGLHAVVAGTVISEPIVRILFQGKVAAEIPATALAENTPIYHRELLSEPPAYARQAWEWTSDRLPPCNASGMEIQDNHAWSEILLTLLDTPTIASKRWVYRQYDHQVQNNTVMLPGGADAAIVRLRPQAQSAPANSAVAATVDCNPRYVYLNPYEGAKAVVAEAARNLSCVGAEPLAVTDNLNFGSPEKPVGYWQLAEACRGLADACREFQTPVTGGNVSLYNETLDSFGNPQPIYPTPVVGMVGLIPDLTKICPQGWKTPGDIIYLLGSSLKSHITLGGSEYLATIHDMVAGLPPQVDFDLERQVQAACREGIRQGWINSAHDCAEGGIAIALAESCIGGNLGAKITLIPDTDLRWDEILFGEGGARILVSVSPEQQTQWESYLQQHSAAHWQKIGLVESDTFLRISTSDQLLIEVTIELMRDRYCNAIPRRLDV, encoded by the coding sequence ATGTCCGTCCTCTCTTCTGCACCTTTTTCGCTTGAAGAAATTACAAACGAAGGTTTAAAACCTGAAGAATACGAAGAAATTGTGCGGCGACTAGGACGCCATCCAAACAAAGCTGAGTTAGGGATGTTTGGCGTCATGTGGTCAGAACATTGTTGCTATAAAAATTCGCGATCGCTCCTTAAACAGTTTCCCACAACAGGCTCCCGTATTCTCGTTGGACCTGGAGAAAATGCGGGTGTCGTAGATTTGGGTGACGGACTGCAACTTGCTTTCAAAATTGAATCGCACAATCACCCTTCAGCGGTTGAACCATTTCAAGGAGCGGCGACAGGCGTTGGCGGTATTCTCCGTGATATTTTTACAATGGGGGCGCGTCCGATCGCACTACTCAACTCGTTGCGGTTTGGTTCGCTAGAAGACGCCAAAACACGACGATTATTTACCGGTGTCGTCGCAGGTATTAGCCACTATGGTAATTGCGTAGGTGTTCCCACAGTTGGCGGCGAAGTTTATTTCGATTCTGCGTACTCAGGAAATCCGTTAGTTAACGTGATGGCGCTTGGGTTGATGGAAACTGAGGAAATCGTCAAGTCTGGTGCTTCAGGATTAGGAAATCCGGTGCTGTATGTCGGTTCTACCACAGGACGCGACGGGATGGGCGGTGCAAGTTTTGCAAGTGCAGAACTCAGCGACGAATCGGAAAAAGATCGTCCCGCAGTACAAGTCGGCGATCCTTTTCTAGAAAAATCTTTAATTGAAGCTTGTCTAGAAGCGTTTAAAACAGGTGCAGTTGTCGCCGCACAAGATATGGGCGCAGCAGGTATTACCTGTTCAACTTCAGAAATGGCTGCTAAAGGCGGAGTCGGAATTGAACTTGATTTAGATAAAATTCCGGTACGCGAAACGGGGATGGTTCCTTATGAATATCTACTTTCCGAATCGCAAGAGAGAATGCTATTTGTTGCCCAAAAAGGTAGAGAACAAGAATTAATTGATATTTTTCACCGTTGGGGACTGCACGCGGTCGTTGCTGGTACAGTGATTAGCGAACCGATTGTCCGCATTCTCTTTCAAGGTAAAGTCGCCGCCGAAATTCCCGCAACGGCTTTAGCCGAAAATACACCAATTTATCACCGCGAATTACTCAGCGAACCCCCCGCTTACGCGCGTCAAGCTTGGGAATGGACAAGCGATCGCCTCCCACCATGTAATGCATCTGGTATGGAAATCCAAGACAATCACGCTTGGAGTGAGATTCTACTCACCTTATTAGATACACCCACAATTGCCTCTAAGCGCTGGGTATACCGCCAGTACGATCATCAAGTCCAAAATAATACTGTCATGCTTCCTGGGGGTGCAGATGCTGCAATTGTCCGCTTGCGTCCTCAAGCACAATCTGCGCCTGCAAACTCAGCAGTCGCCGCTACAGTCGATTGTAACCCGCGTTATGTGTATCTCAATCCCTACGAAGGAGCAAAAGCCGTTGTTGCTGAAGCCGCGCGAAATCTTAGCTGTGTTGGGGCAGAACCTTTAGCCGTCACAGATAATTTAAACTTTGGTAGTCCAGAAAAACCTGTAGGTTACTGGCAATTAGCAGAAGCTTGTCGTGGTTTAGCAGATGCTTGCCGAGAATTTCAGACACCTGTTACAGGTGGTAACGTATCACTCTATAATGAAACGCTCGATTCTTTTGGTAATCCACAACCAATTTATCCGACTCCTGTCGTGGGGATGGTAGGGCTAATTCCTGATTTGACGAAAATTTGCCCTCAAGGCTGGAAAACACCAGGCGATATTATTTATCTTCTCGGCTCATCCTTAAAATCGCACATTACTTTGGGTGGTTCTGAGTATCTTGCCACAATTCACGATATGGTTGCCGGATTACCGCCACAAGTTGATTTTGATTTAGAACGTCAGGTACAAGCGGCTTGTCGCGAAGGAATTCGTCAAGGTTGGATCAATTCAGCCCACGATTGTGCAGAAGGTGGAATTGCGATCGCCCTCGCTGAATCGTGTATCGGTGGTAACTTAGGCGCAAAAATTACACTTATCCCCGACACTGATTTGCGCTGGGATGAAATTCTTTTTGGCGAAGGTGGTGCAAGAATTCTTGTTTCTGTCTCGCCAGAACAACAAACACAGTGGGAATCTTATTTACAACAGCACTCGGCTGCGCATTGGCAAAAAATTGGCTTGGTCGAATCCGACACATTCTTACGAATTTCTACGTCCGATCAGCTATTAATCGAAGTTACAATCGAATTGATGCGCGATCGCTACTGCAATGCAATTCCCAGACGTCTAGATGTCTAG
- a CDS encoding sulfite exporter TauE/SafE family protein, with protein sequence MNATTLILAVLIFAAAVLYSSVGHAGSSGYLTIMALMGVAPAVMKPTALTLNILVAAIATVKFYRAGYFSWSLFLPLAIASIPCSFIGGYLTLPASIYNPITGGALLVAAYKLFRTHHTITATSQAIPLLAALLSGAAIGFLSGVTGIGGGIFLSPLLLLMGWADPRQSAGISAAFILVNSTAGLLGHLSHTTLLPKAIIFWAPSAIIGGFIGAEYGSKHKSANFQRLLSILLVIAGLKLLFSW encoded by the coding sequence GTGAATGCCACAACCTTGATACTTGCTGTTTTAATTTTTGCAGCAGCAGTATTGTATTCCTCTGTTGGTCATGCAGGTTCGTCGGGTTATCTGACAATTATGGCATTGATGGGTGTCGCCCCAGCGGTGATGAAACCGACGGCTTTGACACTGAATATATTAGTTGCAGCGATCGCGACAGTGAAATTTTATCGTGCGGGATATTTTTCTTGGTCGTTATTTTTGCCACTGGCGATCGCTTCGATACCATGTTCGTTTATCGGTGGGTATCTGACTTTACCTGCGAGTATCTACAATCCGATTACAGGTGGCGCTTTACTCGTTGCAGCTTATAAACTTTTTCGCACGCATCACACAATTACAGCAACATCTCAAGCCATACCGCTACTTGCTGCACTTTTGTCAGGCGCAGCGATCGGTTTTTTATCAGGCGTCACGGGTATCGGTGGCGGAATTTTTCTATCTCCGCTACTTTTACTTATGGGCTGGGCAGATCCGCGCCAATCTGCGGGAATCTCCGCTGCATTTATTCTTGTCAATTCAACTGCTGGATTACTCGGACATCTTTCGCACACAACATTATTGCCCAAAGCCATTATATTTTGGGCACCATCAGCTATTATTGGTGGTTTTATTGGTGCCGAGTATGGTAGTAAGCACAAAAGTGCAAATTTCCAACGGCTACTATCGATATTATTAGTTATTGCCGGACTAAAACTGCTGTTTTCGTGGTAG